A window of Ranitomeya variabilis isolate aRanVar5 chromosome 2, aRanVar5.hap1, whole genome shotgun sequence contains these coding sequences:
- the LOC143806726 gene encoding uncharacterized protein LOC143806726, which translates to MRAQSPAHLRCDRAWVNRLLEVTTASLQELHVMRQQVEEKVRGVLERQESSEEGEQPKRQSGKRKNLDLDQTRCRSLELENIQEEVLVRLRRCKLENFQEMSPPEDLKQNGPESSGFKQDLVESSPAKVHTRKVAQWRMDPQASRRQVQELSDIVISNQPCPYQPSTWTRTDGQEPDQSEHHMEQSDDREPPLPTEPPSLRRIGSGSMAPRLRLGSSGVTTDLLFSRRMSGNCMSAHSSGFYETSDLDSTSSSCSSLCSDISCHTSVSLMSPHRSSVMRPRSIDCSLERRKELHGGMAPAKRPMSAGALDGYFLRSSSRFDLAQAYDVSPCDYPFSGTPPLCAIQQRRKTERYICKLALKFRCKPGGSNVRPDLGPPTPRRHAQPYHVSVSHVSCPSSPQATSLSSSLVDVRKHSAGSWGRFLSRVMLKKDSRIAASELNLEQYGKRSQDPLRSQSMAEGPLLRAKSFRDLLSVNPFKKSQRGLNKVW; encoded by the exons ATGAGGGCACAATCTCCAGCTCATCTCCGATGTGATCGTGCATGGGTGAACAGATTGCTGGAGGTGACCACAGCAAGCCTGCAGGAGCTCCATGTAATGAGACAACAGGTAGAGGAGAAGGTTAGGGGGGTCCTGGAGAGGCAGGAAAGTTCAGAGGAAGGGGAACAGCCCAAAAGGCAAAGTGGTAAAAGGAAGAACCTGGACCTGGATCAGACAAGATGTAGAAGTTTAGAGCTGGAGAACATTCAGGAGGAGGTTCTTGTCAGACTGAGAAGATGTAAGCTAGAAAACTTTCAAGAGATGAGTCCTCCAGAGGATCTCAAACAAAACGGTCCAGAATCCAGTGGCTTCAAACAAGATCTGGTAGAAAGTTCTCCAGCCAAAGTTCATACAAGAAAAGTAGCCCAGTGGAGAATGGATCCACAAGCTTCAAGGAGACAAGTCCAAGAACTATCTGATATTGTCATCAGCAACCAACCCTGTCCATACCAGCCATCTACATGGACCAGAACAGATGGTCAAGAACCAGACCAGTCTGAACATCACATGGAGCAAAGCGACGACCGAGAG CCACCACTTCCCACTGAACCTCCATCATTGCGCAGAATTGGATCTGGATCTATGGCGCCGCGACTAAGATTGGGAAGTTCTGGAGTTACGACCGATCTTCTGTTTTCAAGGAGGATGAGTGGGAACTGTATGTCGGCTCATAGCTCAG GTTTCTATGAGACAAGTGACCTAGACTCCACATCATCGTCTTGCTCTTCCCTCTGCAGTGACATCTCTTGTCACACTTCTGTTTCCTTGATGTCACCGCATAGGAGCTCTGTGATGAGACCCAGGTCTATAGATTGTAGTCTGGAAAGGAGAAAGGAGCTACATGGTGGAATGGCACCGGCGAAGAGGCCAATGTCTGCAG GGGCTCTGGACGGTTATTTCTTACGATCATCTTCTCGATTTGATCTCGCCCAAGCTTATGATGTGTCTCCTTGTGACTATCCATTCTCTGGCACTCCTCCACTCTGCGCAATCCAGCAGCGGCGAAAAACTGAACGATATATTTGCAAGTTAGCCTTGAAATTCCGCTGCAAGCCAGGAGGGTCTAATGTGCGCCCGGATCTTGGCCCACCGACTCCCAGACGTCATGCTCAGCCCTATCACGTTTCTGTTAGCCATGTCAGTTGCCCTTCTTCGCCTCAAGCCACTTCACTATCTTCCAGCCTGGTGGACGTCCGCAAACACTCTGCTGGGTCTTGGGGACGATTTCTTAGCCGTGTAATGCTTAAGAAGGACTCCAGGATTGCAGCCTCAGAGTTAAATCTTGAACAGTATGGGAAACGCTCGCAAGATCCCTTGCGAAGTCAATCGATGGCGGAAGGACCGCTCCTGCGGGCAAAATCATTCCGTGATTTGCTGTCCGTCAACCCCTTCAAGAAGAGCCAGAGGGGGTTGAACAAAGTGTGGTAG
- the TTC9C gene encoding tetratricopeptide repeat protein 9C isoform X2 translates to MMCGEGKAKDGDVSVEQRLSQAGLYKSQGNTCYSEHRVREAVSLYHRALLQLRSVDPHLLNPLSGLGPSSVELTPQQLQTLKNLQADCYNNLAACLLQNQPPKYERVYECSLQTLKIQPHNVKALYRAGVSSYHLQDYTTAHSYLSKAASHQPKDANIRHYVQLVDSAITSSREKEKQRYQGMFD, encoded by the exons ATGATGTGTGGGGAGGGGAAAGCTAAAGATGGA GATGTATCTGTAGAACAGCGCCTCTCACAAGCAGGTTTATACAAGTCTCAGGGCAACACGTGCTACTCCGAGCATCGCGTTCGAGAGGCTGTGAGTCTGTATCATCGTGCCCTCCTCCAACTCCGTAGCGTAGATCCTCATTTACTAAATCCTTTGTCTGGACTCGGCCCTTCTTCTGTGGAGCTCACGCCTCAGCAATTGCAGACACTGAAAAATCTTCAAGCAGACTGTTATAACAATTTAGCAG catgtcTCCTGCAGAATCAGCCTCCAAAATATGAACGTGTTTATGAATGTAGTCTACAGACACTAAAAATCCAGCCACATAATGTAAAGGCATTATACCGCGCTGGTGTCTCCAGCTATCACCTGCAAGACTACACAACCGCTCACAGTTACTTATCCAAAGCTGCTTCACATCAACCCAAAG atgCAAACATCAGACATTATGTACAACTGGTAGactccgccatcacttcttcccgggAAAAGGAGAAGCAGCGGTATCAGGGCATGTTTGATTAG
- the TTC9C gene encoding tetratricopeptide repeat protein 9C isoform X1, whose translation MNKVISIGGRYISRDQLPAEGRERCGRAQHGSSMAEQDVSVEQRLSQAGLYKSQGNTCYSEHRVREAVSLYHRALLQLRSVDPHLLNPLSGLGPSSVELTPQQLQTLKNLQADCYNNLAACLLQNQPPKYERVYECSLQTLKIQPHNVKALYRAGVSSYHLQDYTTAHSYLSKAASHQPKDANIRHYVQLVDSAITSSREKEKQRYQGMFD comes from the exons ATGAATAAAGTTATTTCAATAGGGGGAAGATATATATCACGTGACCAGCTCCCGGCTGAGGGCAGAGAACGGTGCGGGCGGGCGCAGCATGGGAGCAGTATGGCTGAGCAG GATGTATCTGTAGAACAGCGCCTCTCACAAGCAGGTTTATACAAGTCTCAGGGCAACACGTGCTACTCCGAGCATCGCGTTCGAGAGGCTGTGAGTCTGTATCATCGTGCCCTCCTCCAACTCCGTAGCGTAGATCCTCATTTACTAAATCCTTTGTCTGGACTCGGCCCTTCTTCTGTGGAGCTCACGCCTCAGCAATTGCAGACACTGAAAAATCTTCAAGCAGACTGTTATAACAATTTAGCAG catgtcTCCTGCAGAATCAGCCTCCAAAATATGAACGTGTTTATGAATGTAGTCTACAGACACTAAAAATCCAGCCACATAATGTAAAGGCATTATACCGCGCTGGTGTCTCCAGCTATCACCTGCAAGACTACACAACCGCTCACAGTTACTTATCCAAAGCTGCTTCACATCAACCCAAAG atgCAAACATCAGACATTATGTACAACTGGTAGactccgccatcacttcttcccgggAAAAGGAGAAGCAGCGGTATCAGGGCATGTTTGATTAG
- the TTC9C gene encoding tetratricopeptide repeat protein 9C isoform X3 codes for MAVTSSDVSVEQRLSQAGLYKSQGNTCYSEHRVREAVSLYHRALLQLRSVDPHLLNPLSGLGPSSVELTPQQLQTLKNLQADCYNNLAACLLQNQPPKYERVYECSLQTLKIQPHNVKALYRAGVSSYHLQDYTTAHSYLSKAASHQPKDANIRHYVQLVDSAITSSREKEKQRYQGMFD; via the exons ATGGCTGTAACCAGCAGC GATGTATCTGTAGAACAGCGCCTCTCACAAGCAGGTTTATACAAGTCTCAGGGCAACACGTGCTACTCCGAGCATCGCGTTCGAGAGGCTGTGAGTCTGTATCATCGTGCCCTCCTCCAACTCCGTAGCGTAGATCCTCATTTACTAAATCCTTTGTCTGGACTCGGCCCTTCTTCTGTGGAGCTCACGCCTCAGCAATTGCAGACACTGAAAAATCTTCAAGCAGACTGTTATAACAATTTAGCAG catgtcTCCTGCAGAATCAGCCTCCAAAATATGAACGTGTTTATGAATGTAGTCTACAGACACTAAAAATCCAGCCACATAATGTAAAGGCATTATACCGCGCTGGTGTCTCCAGCTATCACCTGCAAGACTACACAACCGCTCACAGTTACTTATCCAAAGCTGCTTCACATCAACCCAAAG atgCAAACATCAGACATTATGTACAACTGGTAGactccgccatcacttcttcccgggAAAAGGAGAAGCAGCGGTATCAGGGCATGTTTGATTAG
- the TTC9C gene encoding tetratricopeptide repeat protein 9C isoform X4 gives MCADDVSVEQRLSQAGLYKSQGNTCYSEHRVREAVSLYHRALLQLRSVDPHLLNPLSGLGPSSVELTPQQLQTLKNLQADCYNNLAACLLQNQPPKYERVYECSLQTLKIQPHNVKALYRAGVSSYHLQDYTTAHSYLSKAASHQPKDANIRHYVQLVDSAITSSREKEKQRYQGMFD, from the exons atGTGCGCTgac GATGTATCTGTAGAACAGCGCCTCTCACAAGCAGGTTTATACAAGTCTCAGGGCAACACGTGCTACTCCGAGCATCGCGTTCGAGAGGCTGTGAGTCTGTATCATCGTGCCCTCCTCCAACTCCGTAGCGTAGATCCTCATTTACTAAATCCTTTGTCTGGACTCGGCCCTTCTTCTGTGGAGCTCACGCCTCAGCAATTGCAGACACTGAAAAATCTTCAAGCAGACTGTTATAACAATTTAGCAG catgtcTCCTGCAGAATCAGCCTCCAAAATATGAACGTGTTTATGAATGTAGTCTACAGACACTAAAAATCCAGCCACATAATGTAAAGGCATTATACCGCGCTGGTGTCTCCAGCTATCACCTGCAAGACTACACAACCGCTCACAGTTACTTATCCAAAGCTGCTTCACATCAACCCAAAG atgCAAACATCAGACATTATGTACAACTGGTAGactccgccatcacttcttcccgggAAAAGGAGAAGCAGCGGTATCAGGGCATGTTTGATTAG
- the HNRNPUL2 gene encoding heterogeneous nuclear ribonucleoprotein U-like protein 2 isoform X1, which translates to MSGLDPRRMKVTELRAELQRRGLDGRGLKAELSDRLQEALDSEMLGGGDEERGAAGSMEEETEEERALELGEGEEEDDAAAAEDALEEEDDETAAEPATTRPGAASPPAEGAAEPTDEAPPAGDGAGNLNGAAQKEEGKAGDGKREKRDKQGRNPGAPRQGVKRVREEEQRGRTYHEYKEEGYYSRSKSPVPPEEAGDEVEEGVLCLDKSTCDLQFKMDKDRFGGRPLFSEKFPSLWSGSRATHGATKGKVYFEVKVTENLPVKEGVTETPLLRVGWSVSGSAPQLGEDDLSFAYDGRGLKVTSGNFETYGESYEVNDVIGCLANLDADPVEISFSKNGTDSVQAFVVEKSTLGEKVLLPHILCKGCTFQVNFGQKEEPWHPPPDGFSFVKDIQSEDLKRTPLPPSGAEECEVLLMIGLPGTGKTTWAQKYSKDNPEKRFHHLSTEALIPQLKTAGPDAPELDQKAKDNLVQLATKCLIRLVPVAARRMGNYIIDQCTVYGSAQRRKMHCFKGFQRKAVVLVLKDDEWKKRLESRKEKEEEIIPDYVLLEMKANFVIPTKTEFLEDVIYAELDQEEAESLVGEAKKEARQKLPTNEKRGNRMQKRARTDRGRGGGNYQQQRNFNNRMYMHHSRPQPYHQQPPRQYWAPQRGGYQNFYDRYSDQQNRYYGGQQNYRPQNRGGQWQNYNDRSQYWDYYGYRGYR; encoded by the exons ATGAGCGGCCTGGACCCGCGCAGGATGAAAGTGACGGAGCTGCGAGCTGAGCTGCAGCGGAGGGGGCTGGATGGCCGGGGGCTGAAGGCCGAGCTGAGCGATCGGCTGCAGGAGGCGCTGGACTCCGAGATGCTGGGAGGAGGCGACGAGGAGCGCGGAGCGGCgggcagcatggaggaggagacgGAGGAAGAGCGGGCCCTCGAGCTCggcgagggggaggaggaagacgaCGCCGCAGCGGCCGAGGATGCGCTGGAGGAAGAGGACGACGAGACCGCGGCGGAGCCCGCCACCACCCGGCCGGGTGCGGCCTCTCCGCCTGCAGAGGGCGCTGCGGAGCCGACGGACGAGGCTCCACCTGCCGGGGATGGCGCGGGCAACCTGAATGGAGCGGCGCAGAAGGAGGAGGGGAAGGCGGGAG ATGGGAAGAGGGAGAAAAGGGATAAACAGGGCAGGAACCCCGGAGCCCCCCGCCAAGGGGTGAAGCGAGTGCGTGAGGAGGAGCAGCGGGGACGCACGTATCACGAATACAAGGAGGAAGGCTATTACAGCCG GTCCAAGTCCCCTGTACCCCCGGAGGAGGCTGGCGATGAAGTGGAAGAAGGTGTACTATGTCTTGATAAGT CTACCTGTGATCTGCAGTTTAAAATGGATAAGGATCGCTTCGGTGGACGTCCGCTGTTTTCTGAGAAATTCCCTTCACTGTGGTCAGGATCCCGCGCTACCCATGGAGCCACAAAGGGGAAGGTCTACTTTGAGGTCAAG GTGACTGAGAATCTTCCTGTGAAGGAGGGCGTTACAGAGACTCCGTTACTCCGCGTGGGCTGGTCTGTGAGCGGCTCTGCTCCTCAGCTGG GTGAGGATGACTTGTCCTTTGCATACGACGGCCGTGGGCTCAAGGTCACCAGTGGAAACTTCGAAACCTATGGGGAATCCTATGAAGTAAATGATGTGATCGGTTGTCTGGCT AATCTAGATGCTGACCCAGTGGAGATATCTTTCTCTAAAAATGGCACGGACTCGGTTCAGGCTTTTGTTGTGGAAAAAAGTACTTTGGGAGAGAAAGTGCTGCTGCCCCATATTTTGTGCAAAGGCTGCACTTTCCAGGTTAACTTTGGACAAAAGGAGGAACCCTGGCATCCACCACCAGACGGCTTCTCATTTGTGAAAGACATCCAATCTGAAGACCTTAAGAGGACACCCCTTCCACCCAGCGGTGCAGAAGAGTGTGAG GTTTTACTGATGATTGGTCTCCCAGGCACTGGCAAAACCACTTGGGCCCAAAAATACAGCAAAGACAACCCAGAAAAGCGATTCCATCATCTGTCTACAGAAGCATTAATCCCACAGCTAAAG ACCGCTGGTCCGGATGCCCCAGAACTGGACCAGAAAGCGAAGGATAACCTTGTCCAGTTGGCAACCAAATGTCTCATCAGACTGGTACCGGTGGCTGCCCGCAGGATGGGGAATTACATTATTGATCAG TGCACAGTCTACGGTTCGGCTCAGCGCAGGAAGATGCACTGCTTTAAAGGGTTTCAGCGCAAAGCCGTCGTGCTGGTCCTCAAGGATGACGAATGGAAGAAAAGGTTGGAGTCTCgcaaggagaaagaggaggagatcaTTCCAGACTATGTGCTCCTGGAAATGAAAG CCAACTTTGTGATCCCTACAAAGACTGAATTTCTAGAAGATGTGATCTATGCGGAGCTTGACCAGGAAGAAGCTGAATCTTTGGTGGGTGAGGCCAAGAAGGAAGCACGCCAGAAGCTACCCACCAACGAGAAGAGGGGAAATCGCATGCAGAAGCGGGCTCGCACAGACAGAGGACGAGGGGGCG GAAACTACCAGCAACAAAGGAACTTTAACAATCGTATGTACATGCATCACTCCAGGCCGCAACCATATCATCAGCAGCCACCACGGCAATACTGGGCACCCCAAAGAGGG GGTTACCAGAATTTCTATGATCGTTATTCTGACCAGCAAAATAGATACTATGGAGGGCAGCAGAACTACAGACCACAGAACAGGGGAGGG CAGTGGCAGAACTACAATGACCGATCACAATATTGGGATTATTATGGCTACCGTGGATATCGGTGA
- the HNRNPUL2 gene encoding heterogeneous nuclear ribonucleoprotein U-like protein 2 isoform X2, whose amino-acid sequence MSGLDPRRMKVTELRAELQRRGLDGRGLKAELSDRLQEALDSEMLGGGDEERGAAGSMEEETEEERALELGEGEEEDDAAAAEDALEEEDDETAAEPATTRPGAASPPAEGAAEPTDEAPPAGDGAGNLNGAAQKEEGKAGDGKREKRDKQGRNPGAPRQGVKRVREEEQRGRTYHEYKEEGYYSRSKSPVPPEEAGDEVEEGVLCLDKSTCDLQFKMDKDRFGGRPLFSEKFPSLWSGSRATHGATKGKVYFEVKVTENLPVKEGVTETPLLRVGWSVSGSAPQLGEDDLSFAYDGRGLKVTSGNFETYGESYEVNDVIGCLANLDADPVEISFSKNGTDSVQAFVVEKSTLGEKVLLPHILCKGCTFQVNFGQKEEPWHPPPDGFSFVKDIQSEDLKRTPLPPSGAEECEVLLMIGLPGTGKTTWAQKYSKDNPEKRFHHLSTEALIPQLKTAGPDAPELDQKAKDNLVQLATKCLIRLVPVAARRMGNYIIDQCTVYGSAQRRKMHCFKGFQRKAVVLVLKDDEWKKRLESRKEKEEEIIPDYVLLEMKANFVIPTKTEFLEDVIYAELDQEEAESLVGEAKKEARQKLPTNEKRGNRMQKRARTDRGRGGGNYQQQRNFNNRMYMHHSRPQPYHQQPPRQYWAPQRGGYQNFYDRYSDQQNRYYGGQQNYRPQNRGGWQNYNDRSQYWDYYGYRGYR is encoded by the exons ATGAGCGGCCTGGACCCGCGCAGGATGAAAGTGACGGAGCTGCGAGCTGAGCTGCAGCGGAGGGGGCTGGATGGCCGGGGGCTGAAGGCCGAGCTGAGCGATCGGCTGCAGGAGGCGCTGGACTCCGAGATGCTGGGAGGAGGCGACGAGGAGCGCGGAGCGGCgggcagcatggaggaggagacgGAGGAAGAGCGGGCCCTCGAGCTCggcgagggggaggaggaagacgaCGCCGCAGCGGCCGAGGATGCGCTGGAGGAAGAGGACGACGAGACCGCGGCGGAGCCCGCCACCACCCGGCCGGGTGCGGCCTCTCCGCCTGCAGAGGGCGCTGCGGAGCCGACGGACGAGGCTCCACCTGCCGGGGATGGCGCGGGCAACCTGAATGGAGCGGCGCAGAAGGAGGAGGGGAAGGCGGGAG ATGGGAAGAGGGAGAAAAGGGATAAACAGGGCAGGAACCCCGGAGCCCCCCGCCAAGGGGTGAAGCGAGTGCGTGAGGAGGAGCAGCGGGGACGCACGTATCACGAATACAAGGAGGAAGGCTATTACAGCCG GTCCAAGTCCCCTGTACCCCCGGAGGAGGCTGGCGATGAAGTGGAAGAAGGTGTACTATGTCTTGATAAGT CTACCTGTGATCTGCAGTTTAAAATGGATAAGGATCGCTTCGGTGGACGTCCGCTGTTTTCTGAGAAATTCCCTTCACTGTGGTCAGGATCCCGCGCTACCCATGGAGCCACAAAGGGGAAGGTCTACTTTGAGGTCAAG GTGACTGAGAATCTTCCTGTGAAGGAGGGCGTTACAGAGACTCCGTTACTCCGCGTGGGCTGGTCTGTGAGCGGCTCTGCTCCTCAGCTGG GTGAGGATGACTTGTCCTTTGCATACGACGGCCGTGGGCTCAAGGTCACCAGTGGAAACTTCGAAACCTATGGGGAATCCTATGAAGTAAATGATGTGATCGGTTGTCTGGCT AATCTAGATGCTGACCCAGTGGAGATATCTTTCTCTAAAAATGGCACGGACTCGGTTCAGGCTTTTGTTGTGGAAAAAAGTACTTTGGGAGAGAAAGTGCTGCTGCCCCATATTTTGTGCAAAGGCTGCACTTTCCAGGTTAACTTTGGACAAAAGGAGGAACCCTGGCATCCACCACCAGACGGCTTCTCATTTGTGAAAGACATCCAATCTGAAGACCTTAAGAGGACACCCCTTCCACCCAGCGGTGCAGAAGAGTGTGAG GTTTTACTGATGATTGGTCTCCCAGGCACTGGCAAAACCACTTGGGCCCAAAAATACAGCAAAGACAACCCAGAAAAGCGATTCCATCATCTGTCTACAGAAGCATTAATCCCACAGCTAAAG ACCGCTGGTCCGGATGCCCCAGAACTGGACCAGAAAGCGAAGGATAACCTTGTCCAGTTGGCAACCAAATGTCTCATCAGACTGGTACCGGTGGCTGCCCGCAGGATGGGGAATTACATTATTGATCAG TGCACAGTCTACGGTTCGGCTCAGCGCAGGAAGATGCACTGCTTTAAAGGGTTTCAGCGCAAAGCCGTCGTGCTGGTCCTCAAGGATGACGAATGGAAGAAAAGGTTGGAGTCTCgcaaggagaaagaggaggagatcaTTCCAGACTATGTGCTCCTGGAAATGAAAG CCAACTTTGTGATCCCTACAAAGACTGAATTTCTAGAAGATGTGATCTATGCGGAGCTTGACCAGGAAGAAGCTGAATCTTTGGTGGGTGAGGCCAAGAAGGAAGCACGCCAGAAGCTACCCACCAACGAGAAGAGGGGAAATCGCATGCAGAAGCGGGCTCGCACAGACAGAGGACGAGGGGGCG GAAACTACCAGCAACAAAGGAACTTTAACAATCGTATGTACATGCATCACTCCAGGCCGCAACCATATCATCAGCAGCCACCACGGCAATACTGGGCACCCCAAAGAGGG GGTTACCAGAATTTCTATGATCGTTATTCTGACCAGCAAAATAGATACTATGGAGGGCAGCAGAACTACAGACCACAGAACAGGGGAGGG TGGCAGAACTACAATGACCGATCACAATATTGGGATTATTATGGCTACCGTGGATATCGGTGA